The sequence GGTGCCGTCGTCGTCGAGCCGATCGATGGTCGCAATGAAGTGCTGAATCAGGTTGAGGATGCTGTCGCGGGCCCATACGTGCATCCACAGATAGCTCGTGCGGGGCCCGCGTGCATTGGGCGGGTTGCCAGCGCCGCCGTCGTACCCCTGGTTGAACGGCAGGAAGTACGTATCGTCGCCGCGCAGGTGCGTCGTCATGTAGACCTCCTCGCTTCCGACGGCGAAGTGGGCGAGGCACCGGCCGAACTGAAAGAACGGCTCGCGCGGATCGCGGGCGCTGCGGTACTGATGAATCGCGTCGCGGTAGGTCTGCCCCGTCAGCGGATTTTTGAGCTCGGCCGTAAAAATCGGCAGGCCGTTCAGAAAGAGGCCCAGGTCGAGCGTGTGCTCCGAGTCGGTGCTGTACGGAAGCTGCCGCACAACCGTGAAGACGTTGGCGCGGTACTTCTCCTGCAGGTCCGGATTCCGCGCCGTAGACGGCTTGAAGTAGACGAGCTTGAAGCGGGCGCCGTGGATGCGGACGCCACGGCGCAGGACGTTCAGCGTCCCGCGCTTCTCGATCTCCTGATACACCTTCTGAACGAACCGATCCTTCGCGTCCGTCCCAAACTGCTTCTTGAGCTTCTGCCACTCGCTGGGCTGTGTGGCGACAACGAAGTCGAACAGGTCGCCGGGAATCAGGCACCGCGCGCGGTTGTAGTCGGCTGGCGAGCGTTTGCGGTAGCCGCCCGGCGTGTAGCCGCCCACGTCGTAGGGCGCATCCGGCTCGGCCGAGGTGCCCTTCGCTTCGCTGACGAGGACCGATTCGATGGCGGCTTCGAGATCCTTCTCGGAGGTGTCGACGGGCATAGAGATTCGGGTTCGTGACGGGAGGCGGGAGGGTGTACGAATCGCTCGCTTTCAAGAACGGGGTTTCCAGGGGCCCTCTGGAGACCAGTGCTGGTTGAAGGGATCTCCAGTTCGAAGAGACGCAAGGGGGCGGTAGAGAAACCGTCGGATCTGGTCGATCACAGGACGCAGATCTTCCTCGAATGCTTGCAGTCGTGTCCGCTTGCCAAACGCCTTCCACTGTGTCTGCTTACGATCGTCACGGGCAAAGTCCTCCGTGAGAGCACTTGGCGTACGTTCAGGGAGACCGGTAGCGCGGCACTCGAACGTTGCGTCGATGGCTTTGGTCAGAGTGGAACCGTCAAAGGCGAACGTTCGGCTCAGATACCAAACGTCGTAGAAGTCCTTCATGCGGCTATTGGCGATCCCGAAGACCACCATGCCATGAAGCTTTTCGGCGATGACGGTTTCTCGGGGATACGTGCGAAGCGTGGCCGCCGGGAAGTTGAGGAGCGTCGGAAACGTAGTCGTCTGTGGCGTTGGGTGAACCGCATCCCCGAAGCCCACGTCGATCTGGAGCGGAAGATGTGCGTTCCCCACGTATGCGTTAAGGGTCACGCGCACTCCACCGTACGTCTCCTGATCCCGGATGGCCGCAACCTCCACGCTGTCGGGATCGAACGAAACGCCATCGTCAGGCACGTCCACCTGACACACCGCTTGGAAGATCGCTTCGAGTTGCGCCGGGTCGCCGTATCCAAGGAGATCGAGGTCTTTCGTGGGGCGGTGCAAGTCGTTCTGCCAAACGAGAAAGGCATACGCCCCCTTCAACACGAACTGATCCTCGACATCAGAGGCCCCGATGCGATACAGGAGCCGCTCCAAGGCAAAGCGCGTTAGGAGCGCCTGGTGGCTTTCTCCGCTCTCCCGCGAACGGTTGAGGAGCCGATCTCGAACCGATTGCGACACATTCGTTGGGCTCATGCCACAGCCTCCATGTACGGGCGGATCACGGTTTGCACTCGACAGACGTCGGCGTAGTGCCAGAGGGCATCCACAGAGCCACGGTTCTCGACGTACTCTCGGAGCGCTTCGATGGCGACATCGAGGCCGATCTTATTGCGAAACTTGAAGCAGTCGGCCACGGTCTTCGCTGGATTGTAGATCGGGACCGAAACGCCTTCGACGTCGTGTTCTGCGATGCCTTCGGTGCGGGCTGTGCCGGACATCCGCACGGTTCGGAGCGAGACGGCATCGACCGATGGCGCGCGGTCCTTGTGTCCGATGGCCATCCAGACGTCAAACGGGTTCTGCGTCGTCAGGTCGTGGAACTGCAGGGCAGACAGGAGGCAGATCGTTCCCTTCGGCACCCGCTTCGCTGCGACGGCGAGGGAGTGGTGGGCGGTGACGTCTTGTCCAGAGCGCTCGTAAAGCCCCCGGCCAATACGGATCAGTTCTCCGGCATCAACGAGCCGGGAGAGGTACTGCCGATGAATGCCACGCTCTTCGGCGTCCTGCGTGCGGAAGACGCCTGTCTCGTCGGCAAGATCGAGAAGCTGATCGCGTTTGGTTGTGGAAGCAGGCATGTCAGTAGACGGGACAATGAAACGGAGCCCACCGCAGTCTCCGCGGCGAAGAGCGATCCGGCGAAGCAGATCGGATATCGGTTATTGAACGTGGTACGCTGTGACGTAATGTTGGCAATTAAAGCCAACTGCCGACGTTTTGTTCATTTCAGGGGCTGCGTGTCGTTCATGGCTCCGCGTTCGTCTTCGCTTCCTGCCGCACGTCAATCTGCTCCAGCTCTCAGCATATCGATGTCTCGCGTTGGACGCGTCAACGTCATGTTGTGCGCCTGAAGCATAAGCGCTCCTTTCAGGGTGAAGGCCGCCGCGTGTGCGGTCTGGCTGAACCGGTACAGAAACCGCTCCATCCCGTACCGTTGCAGGATGTCATTGAACGGACGTCCCTGCGCCCGCGCCGCATTTTTGAGACGCGTGTGCACGGAGTGCGCCATATTTGCTATGGATGAACTCATGCCGCGTGGGTTGCCGAGAAGAGCTTCGGAGGATTACATCAGGGCCTCAAGATAGGGCTGCATCACATTCGTCATATTGCACGTCTCCGCATGGCGATGCAGATCCTGGAGTGAACGGTCGGAACGCTGCAAATACCGTTTCAGAGCGTCCGTCGCTACGTCAACACCAATCGTTGAGCGAAACTTGAAGCCGTCGACAACGGCACGGGGGGCACTGTACATCGAGACATCGACGCCGCCAATCACGTGCGTTTCGATGCCCGCGCTATAGGCCGGCTCCGAAACGTGAACCGTGTGGAGCGGGGGGTGGTCGAGGCGCGGCGCGTGGATGCCCCGCGGCAGCGCGATGTACACCGCGTGCGGAATCTCGTCGGTTAGATCGTGAACGTCGAACGCCGTGAGCAGCGTTACAACGGCTTTCGGCGCACGCTTCGCAACAATCACCAGGTCATCGTAGCGCGTTGGTTCTGCTTCAGCCAAGCGGTAT comes from Salisaeta longa DSM 21114 and encodes:
- a CDS encoding nucleotidyl transferase AbiEii/AbiGii toxin family protein — its product is MSPTNVSQSVRDRLLNRSRESGESHQALLTRFALERLLYRIGASDVEDQFVLKGAYAFLVWQNDLHRPTKDLDLLGYGDPAQLEAIFQAVCQVDVPDDGVSFDPDSVEVAAIRDQETYGGVRVTLNAYVGNAHLPLQIDVGFGDAVHPTPQTTTFPTLLNFPAATLRTYPRETVIAEKLHGMVVFGIANSRMKDFYDVWYLSRTFAFDGSTLTKAIDATFECRATGLPERTPSALTEDFARDDRKQTQWKAFGKRTRLQAFEEDLRPVIDQIRRFLYRPLASLRTGDPFNQHWSPEGPWKPRS
- a CDS encoding type IV toxin-antitoxin system AbiEi family antitoxin domain-containing protein encodes the protein MPASTTKRDQLLDLADETGVFRTQDAEERGIHRQYLSRLVDAGELIRIGRGLYERSGQDVTAHHSLAVAAKRVPKGTICLLSALQFHDLTTQNPFDVWMAIGHKDRAPSVDAVSLRTVRMSGTARTEGIAEHDVEGVSVPIYNPAKTVADCFKFRNKIGLDVAIEALREYVENRGSVDALWHYADVCRVQTVIRPYMEAVA
- a CDS encoding type IV toxin-antitoxin system AbiEi family antitoxin domain-containing protein, which gives rise to MSVADSTIASALREFRAAGGTLRASEARARGVHPRTLRHLEEAGAIDKVSRGVYRLAEAEPTRYDDLVIVAKRAPKAVVTLLTAFDVHDLTDEIPHAVYIALPRGIHAPRLDHPPLHTVHVSEPAYSAGIETHVIGGVDVSMYSAPRAVVDGFKFRSTIGVDVATDALKRYLQRSDRSLQDLHRHAETCNMTNVMQPYLEALM